The Bacillota bacterium genome contains a region encoding:
- a CDS encoding NAD(P)H-hydrate dehydratase, whose product MRAVTGAEMREIDRLAQEEGAIPGLILMESAGRAAFGQALKMLGDAPGCRVLVLCGKGNNGGDGLVVARHLCHQGAEVRVLLTASPDELKGDAAANLAMARAEEALPGTRLALRFLSGPGWEGVLAEELAAADLVVDALLGTGIQGGARGQVAQVIEALNRAERPVLSVDVPSGLDADTGAVSGPCVRARVTVTLGLPKVGLLVYPGAEHAGRVVVADIGIPPGLVERVNPQVEMLEEEQVAAWLPARPPAAHKGTFGHLWVVAGSQGMVGAAKMAAMAGLRGGAGLVTLALPVRQQPVVAAGLSEVMTRGLPEEEGMLSASALDVLKEAGRGAEAWAIGPGLGRSPGVATLVRDFVRWCPAPLVVDADGLWALGSDLSLLREREHPTVLTPHPGEMARLLDSTVARVQADRFESAREAARRSRAVVVLKGARSLVVTPGGRVFVNPTGNVGMATGGSGDVLTGLLGAFLAQGVPAERAACLGVFLHGLAGDLAAGRRGHLSLVAGDVLAFVPGAARRLERAARRAD is encoded by the coding sequence ATGAGGGCAGTCACCGGGGCCGAGATGCGGGAGATCGACCGCCTGGCTCAGGAAGAGGGGGCCATCCCCGGTCTCATCCTGATGGAGAGTGCGGGCCGGGCTGCTTTTGGACAGGCCCTCAAGATGCTCGGGGATGCGCCCGGGTGCCGGGTGCTGGTGCTGTGCGGCAAGGGGAACAACGGGGGCGACGGCCTGGTGGTGGCCCGGCACCTCTGCCATCAGGGGGCGGAGGTGAGGGTGCTGCTCACCGCCTCCCCCGACGAACTGAAGGGGGATGCCGCCGCCAACCTGGCCATGGCCAGGGCCGAGGAGGCCCTGCCCGGCACCCGCCTGGCATTGCGGTTCCTGTCGGGACCGGGCTGGGAGGGCGTTCTCGCGGAGGAACTGGCCGCCGCGGACCTGGTGGTGGACGCCCTGCTGGGCACAGGGATACAGGGGGGTGCCCGGGGGCAGGTGGCGCAGGTCATCGAGGCGCTGAACCGGGCGGAGCGGCCGGTCCTGAGCGTGGACGTACCTTCGGGGCTGGACGCCGACACCGGGGCGGTGAGCGGGCCCTGTGTGCGCGCCCGGGTGACGGTCACCCTGGGTCTCCCCAAGGTGGGTCTGCTGGTGTACCCGGGCGCCGAGCACGCCGGCCGGGTGGTGGTGGCCGACATCGGCATTCCCCCCGGACTGGTAGAGCGGGTCAACCCGCAGGTGGAAATGCTGGAAGAAGAGCAGGTGGCAGCCTGGTTGCCCGCCCGTCCTCCGGCCGCCCATAAGGGAACTTTCGGACACCTCTGGGTGGTGGCCGGGTCCCAGGGGATGGTGGGGGCGGCGAAGATGGCGGCCATGGCGGGCCTGCGGGGAGGAGCGGGGCTGGTGACCCTGGCCCTGCCCGTGCGGCAGCAGCCGGTGGTGGCGGCGGGGCTATCAGAGGTAATGACGCGCGGCCTGCCGGAAGAAGAGGGGATGCTGAGCGCTTCCGCCCTGGACGTACTCAAGGAGGCGGGCCGGGGGGCGGAAGCGTGGGCCATAGGGCCGGGACTGGGGCGCTCGCCCGGGGTGGCCACCCTGGTGCGCGACTTCGTGCGCTGGTGCCCGGCGCCCCTGGTGGTCGACGCCGATGGCCTCTGGGCCCTGGGCTCGGACCTTTCCCTCTTGCGGGAGAGGGAACACCCGACTGTCCTTACCCCCCACCCCGGCGAGATGGCTCGCCTGCTGGACAGCACCGTTGCCCGCGTGCAGGCGGACCGCTTCGAGTCGGCGCGGGAGGCGGCCCGGCGCTCGCGGGCGGTGGTGGTGCTGAAGGGGGCCCGGTCGCTGGTGGTGACGCCTGGCGGCCGGGTATTCGTCAACCCCACCGGCAACGTAGGGATGGCCACCGGGGGATCGGGGGACGTGCTCACCGGCCTGCTGGGTGCGTTTCTGGCGCAGGGAGTGCCTGCCGAGCGGGCGGCCTGCCTGGGCGTGTTCCTGCATGGCCTGGCCGGAGACCTGGCCGCCGGGCGCAGGGGCCACCTGTCTCTGGTGGCCGGTGACGTCCTGGCCTTCGTGCCCGGCGCCGCGCGGCGCCTGGAACGGGCCGCCCGCCGGGCGGACTGA
- the alr gene encoding alanine racemase yields the protein MAKEVGAAALRAVLERNLRPTWVEVDLDVLAANVRELVRVAGGSQVMAVVKADGYGHGAVPVARTAVEAGARWLAVACLEEGLQLRRQGLKVPILILGYLPPEEARAAVEADISCCVFGDEGARALAQAAARSGRRARVHVKVDTGMGRLGVRPEDAVGFVRWLKGIPALEVEGVFTHLAAADEDDLSSARAQVEAFSSVLTALEREQVHVPYRHAANSAALLRLPGARLNLVRPGLAMYGIYPAPGLESVARVRPVLTWKTRVAQVKVMRPGETVGYGRTWRAAGGEVVGTLPVGYADGYRRVLSGRAEVLVRGRRAPIAGRVSMDQLTVALPAGWELSAGEEVVLLGRQGEEEITAGDLARAAGTIPYEILVGIGRRVARAYLCDGEVARVETGTAEFAGRGEGNG from the coding sequence GTGGCGAAGGAGGTGGGGGCGGCGGCGCTGCGGGCGGTGCTGGAACGCAACCTGAGACCCACCTGGGTGGAGGTGGACCTGGATGTCCTGGCCGCCAACGTGCGGGAGCTGGTGCGGGTGGCCGGGGGCAGCCAGGTGATGGCCGTGGTAAAGGCGGACGGGTACGGCCACGGGGCCGTCCCGGTGGCCCGCACGGCTGTGGAAGCGGGTGCGCGCTGGCTGGCGGTGGCATGCCTGGAGGAAGGGCTGCAACTGCGCCGTCAGGGCCTCAAGGTACCCATCCTCATCCTGGGCTACCTCCCACCGGAGGAAGCACGCGCCGCCGTGGAGGCCGACATCTCCTGCTGCGTCTTCGGGGACGAGGGGGCGCGTGCCCTGGCCCAGGCGGCGGCACGGTCGGGCCGGCGAGCCCGGGTGCATGTCAAGGTGGACACCGGGATGGGCCGCCTGGGGGTACGGCCGGAAGATGCGGTGGGGTTCGTGCGCTGGCTGAAGGGAATTCCCGCCCTGGAGGTCGAAGGGGTATTCACGCACCTGGCCGCCGCTGACGAGGACGACCTCTCCTCCGCGCGGGCGCAGGTGGAGGCCTTCTCCTCGGTGCTGACCGCCCTGGAGCGGGAGCAGGTGCACGTTCCCTATCGACATGCGGCCAACAGTGCCGCGCTGCTACGCCTGCCCGGGGCCAGGCTGAATCTGGTGAGGCCGGGGCTGGCCATGTACGGCATCTACCCGGCCCCCGGGCTGGAATCGGTGGCCCGGGTGCGACCCGTGCTGACCTGGAAGACCCGCGTGGCCCAGGTCAAGGTAATGCGACCGGGCGAGACGGTGGGATACGGGCGCACGTGGCGGGCGGCGGGGGGCGAGGTGGTGGGCACCCTGCCGGTGGGGTACGCGGACGGGTACCGGCGGGTGCTGTCGGGACGGGCGGAGGTGCTGGTGCGGGGGCGGAGGGCGCCGATCGCGGGCAGGGTTTCCATGGACCAGCTGACGGTTGCCTTACCGGCCGGATGGGAGCTGTCCGCCGGGGAAGAAGTGGTGCTGCTGGGACGGCAGGGAGAGGAAGAGATTACGGCCGGGGATCTGGCCCGGGCCGCCGGCACCATTCCCTACGAGATCCTGGTGGGGATAGGGCGACGGGTGGCCAGAGCGTATTTGTGCGACGGTGAGGTCGCCCGGGTGGAGACGGGCACCGCTGAGTTTGCCGGAAGGGGTGAAGGTAATGGGTGA
- a CDS encoding ribbon-helix-helix protein, CopG family, which produces MGEARRITITLPADLLDAVDGIVIQEKRRRSEVICDALRGHLESRRRQLLRQQLVRGYQEMGQLNLHLAEDGTTWPVEAAWAGGGPLTGTEGGSW; this is translated from the coding sequence ATGGGTGAAGCGCGCAGGATAACCATCACCTTGCCGGCGGATCTACTTGACGCGGTAGACGGCATCGTGATCCAGGAGAAGAGGAGACGCAGCGAAGTCATCTGTGATGCCCTGCGGGGCCACCTGGAATCGCGCCGCCGCCAGCTACTGCGGCAACAGCTGGTGCGGGGATACCAAGAGATGGGCCAGTTGAACCTGCACCTGGCCGAGGACGGTACCACCTGGCCCGTGGAGGCGGCGTGGGCGGGGGGAGGCCCCCTCACGGGGACGGAGGGTGGGAGTTGGTGA
- a CDS encoding type II toxin-antitoxin system PemK/MazF family toxin, with product MVIRRGDVFYADLSPVVGSEQGGIRPVLIIQNDIGNRYSPTTIVSAITSQIAKARLPTHVELPARESGLDRDSVILLEQIRTIDKRRLRQRVTHLGDEIMERVNEALAISVGLREI from the coding sequence TTGGTGATCAGGCGGGGAGACGTGTTCTACGCTGATCTGAGTCCGGTGGTGGGCTCGGAGCAAGGGGGCATCAGGCCGGTACTGATCATCCAGAACGACATCGGCAACAGGTACAGCCCTACCACCATCGTGTCTGCCATCACCTCCCAGATCGCCAAGGCCAGGTTGCCCACCCACGTGGAGCTCCCGGCTCGGGAGTCGGGCCTGGATCGGGACTCGGTGATCTTGCTGGAGCAGATCCGCACCATCGACAAGCGGCGGTTGCGACAGCGGGTGACCCACCTGGGTGACGAGATCATGGAGAGGGTGAACGAGGCCCTGGCCATCAGCGTGGGATTGAGAGAGATTTGA
- a CDS encoding D-cysteine desulfhydrase family protein, translated as MQFARLPRLHLAGLPTPLEEAVGLERLFPGVHLFLKRDDLTHAALGGNKARKLEFLFADVRRQDADVVLTVGGPQSNHARITAALAARLGLECILVLEGEEPEERQGNLLLDRLLGAEVRFAGARPAQEVMEEAAADLRARGRHPYPIPVGGSTPLGAVGYCLAMQEMLAQAAGMGVVAHRVYVATGSGGTQAGLVLGGRVLDPALRVTGISVSRSSGESRPRVADLATGAARLLGLPVTVSAGEVEVLDDYIGPGYGIPTPACLEAIRLLAREEGVLLDPVYTGKAMGALVDHLRRGVVKPGENVVFWHTGGSPTLFAYSQYLED; from the coding sequence GTGCAATTTGCCAGGCTGCCGCGCCTTCACCTTGCCGGATTGCCCACGCCCCTGGAGGAGGCCGTGGGGCTGGAGCGCCTGTTTCCGGGAGTGCACCTGTTCCTGAAGCGGGATGATCTCACCCATGCCGCCCTGGGAGGGAACAAAGCCCGCAAGCTCGAGTTCCTGTTCGCCGACGTCCGGCGCCAGGACGCCGACGTGGTGCTGACGGTGGGAGGGCCGCAGTCAAATCACGCTCGCATCACCGCTGCCCTGGCCGCCCGCCTGGGCCTGGAATGTATCCTGGTGCTGGAGGGCGAGGAGCCGGAAGAGAGGCAGGGCAACCTGCTGCTGGACCGCCTGCTGGGGGCGGAGGTACGCTTTGCCGGCGCCCGGCCAGCCCAGGAGGTGATGGAAGAAGCAGCCGCCGACCTGCGGGCCCGGGGACGGCATCCCTACCCCATTCCCGTGGGGGGATCCACCCCCCTGGGCGCGGTGGGCTACTGCCTGGCCATGCAGGAGATGCTGGCCCAGGCTGCCGGGATGGGCGTCGTGGCGCACCGGGTATATGTGGCCACCGGTTCGGGAGGCACTCAGGCCGGGCTGGTGCTGGGCGGGCGGGTGCTCGATCCCGCCCTCCGGGTCACGGGCATCAGCGTGAGCCGGTCGAGCGGTGAATCCCGCCCGCGGGTGGCGGACCTGGCTACCGGGGCGGCCCGGCTGCTCGGTCTGCCCGTAACCGTGAGTGCCGGAGAGGTAGAGGTGCTCGACGACTACATCGGGCCGGGCTACGGCATCCCCACCCCTGCCTGCCTGGAGGCGATCCGGCTCCTGGCGCGGGAGGAGGGGGTGCTGCTCGACCCCGTGTACACCGGCAAAGCCATGGGTGCACTGGTGGACCACCTGCGCCGGGGCGTGGTGAAACCAGGGGAGAACGTGGTATTCTGGCACACGGGAGGGTCTCCCACTCTCTTTGCATATTCGCAGTATCTGGAGGACTGA
- a CDS encoding gamma-glutamyl-gamma-aminobutyrate hydrolase family protein, with the protein MLPLIGITSSTDENDRVRVPAGYPAAVEAAGGVPVILPVLNPGKAAEVLAHLQGLLLSGGVDLDPSYYGEDPLPGLGKVTPERDAFELALARQALALGVPILGICRGVQVLNVAAGGNLFQDLGSQLQKVLKHSQEAPRWHESHPVQLDPQSRMAAVLGVTEARVNSFHHQAVRAVAPGLRAVAWAPDGVIEGVESTDHRFALGVQWHPEEMWSRDPLHLKPFSALVEAARARL; encoded by the coding sequence TTGCTGCCTCTCATAGGAATCACCAGCAGCACCGATGAAAATGACCGCGTGCGCGTGCCGGCCGGTTACCCGGCGGCCGTGGAAGCGGCCGGCGGTGTCCCGGTTATCCTGCCGGTGCTCAATCCGGGGAAGGCCGCAGAGGTGCTGGCTCACCTCCAGGGCCTTCTTCTTTCCGGGGGTGTGGACCTCGATCCATCGTACTACGGCGAGGACCCCTTACCCGGCCTGGGAAAGGTCACCCCCGAGCGGGATGCCTTCGAACTCGCCCTCGCTCGTCAGGCCCTGGCCCTGGGTGTTCCCATCCTGGGGATATGCCGGGGTGTCCAGGTGCTCAACGTGGCGGCGGGAGGAAACCTCTTTCAGGACCTGGGCTCCCAGCTGCAAAAGGTGCTCAAGCACAGCCAGGAAGCACCGCGCTGGCACGAAAGCCATCCCGTGCAGCTGGACCCCCAGAGTCGTATGGCCGCCGTTCTGGGTGTGACGGAGGCCCGGGTCAACTCCTTCCATCATCAGGCGGTCAGGGCCGTGGCCCCGGGACTGCGCGCAGTGGCCTGGGCACCCGATGGGGTCATCGAGGGGGTGGAGTCCACCGACCATCGCTTCGCCCTGGGGGTGCAGTGGCATCCCGAAGAGATGTGGAGCCGGGATCCTCTGCACCTCAAGCCCTTCTCGGCACTGGTGGAGGCCGCCCGTGCCCGCCTCTGA
- a CDS encoding P1 family peptidase, producing MPASDPRPRLRELGYRVGELPAGPGNAVTDVAGVLVGHVTLYRPEEGVCTGVTAVRPHPGNTFREKVPAAVHVINGFGKASGLAQVAELGTLETPVMLVNTLAVGSVADGLVRWMLEQDPGIGGPAGTVNPVVMECNDGYLNDARLPAVRPEHATRALEAAGPLAPAEGAVGAGTGMVCYGFKGGIGTASRVVAGEAGTFTVGVLVLANFGRRRDLTILGVPVGMHLEKRGAEAGVGDGSVIVLVATDAPLGARQLGRLARRGVVGLARTGSFVGHGSGDFVLAFSTATRYRHDAPDRVQWAAFLPDHGATFAGLMRAVVEGTEEAVLNALFRATTTRGRLGRVVEALPVAHVIDMLKGSGEYYKN from the coding sequence GTGCCCGCCTCTGACCCGCGGCCGCGGCTGCGGGAACTGGGGTATCGGGTGGGAGAGCTGCCCGCGGGACCGGGGAACGCCGTCACCGATGTGGCCGGCGTGCTGGTGGGACACGTCACCCTTTACCGGCCGGAGGAAGGGGTGTGCACCGGGGTCACAGCCGTGCGACCCCACCCGGGGAACACCTTCCGGGAAAAGGTCCCCGCAGCCGTCCACGTCATCAACGGCTTCGGTAAGGCCTCCGGGCTGGCCCAGGTTGCCGAGCTGGGTACCCTGGAGACGCCGGTGATGCTCGTGAATACTCTGGCGGTGGGCAGCGTGGCGGACGGCCTGGTCCGCTGGATGCTCGAACAGGACCCGGGGATCGGGGGGCCGGCGGGCACCGTCAACCCGGTGGTGATGGAGTGCAACGATGGGTACCTCAACGACGCCCGCCTCCCGGCCGTCCGCCCGGAGCACGCGACCCGGGCCCTGGAGGCCGCCGGTCCTCTGGCCCCCGCGGAAGGCGCGGTGGGTGCCGGGACGGGCATGGTCTGTTACGGCTTCAAGGGAGGCATCGGCACCGCCTCCCGGGTGGTGGCGGGGGAGGCGGGGACCTTCACGGTGGGAGTCCTGGTGCTGGCCAACTTCGGGCGCCGCCGTGACCTCACCATCCTGGGTGTCCCCGTCGGGATGCACCTGGAGAAGCGTGGGGCGGAGGCGGGGGTGGGCGACGGGTCGGTAATCGTGCTGGTGGCCACCGATGCGCCCCTCGGCGCGCGCCAGTTGGGACGGCTTGCCCGGCGGGGGGTGGTGGGCCTGGCCCGCACCGGCTCCTTCGTGGGGCACGGCAGCGGCGACTTCGTGCTGGCCTTCAGCACCGCCACCCGTTACCGCCACGACGCACCTGATCGGGTGCAGTGGGCGGCGTTCCTGCCCGACCACGGAGCCACTTTTGCCGGGCTCATGCGCGCGGTGGTCGAAGGCACGGAAGAGGCGGTGCTCAATGCCCTGTTCCGGGCGACCACCACCCGCGGCCGCCTGGGGCGGGTGGTGGAGGCTCTACCGGTCGCTCATGTTATTGACATGTTGAAAGGCTCGGGGGAGTATTACAAAAATTGA